From the genome of Acidobacteriota bacterium, one region includes:
- a CDS encoding DUF481 domain-containing protein, with product MPLLPARKRPRAGRTVRPPGGAAHGGFGTMTRTAALLAAVAMMPSIPAASAEEAAPKPWSDAAEVSIVTTSGNAENTNLSIGNKFVYKWGEATDLTIDAGALRTETTSFLYDVDPDDTSRAVVVGKTRTVTSERFYADGKYRRTIRDGFLWYVGAGWERNEFAGIDRRFYGSGGLGYRIFKDERHSLAFELGATYTDETYTDADPKGRSQADYAGARGFLGYERKLSKTSRFSSQIEVLESLDNTSDLRANWLSSVTASLTSRLALKVSYNVLYDAEPAFRKVPVPVSSNPAGSASYELDEIDTILSVSLVVNF from the coding sequence ATGCCGCTTCTTCCCGCGCGGAAGCGACCCCGGGCGGGCCGGACGGTGCGCCCACCGGGCGGAGCCGCGCACGGAGGGTTCGGAACCATGACCCGTACCGCCGCCCTCCTGGCGGCCGTTGCCATGATGCCGTCCATCCCGGCCGCCTCCGCTGAAGAGGCGGCCCCCAAGCCGTGGAGCGACGCCGCCGAGGTGTCGATCGTGACCACCAGCGGCAACGCGGAGAACACCAACCTGTCCATCGGCAACAAGTTCGTCTACAAGTGGGGTGAAGCGACCGACCTGACCATCGACGCCGGGGCCCTCCGCACGGAGACCACTTCGTTCCTCTACGACGTCGATCCGGACGACACGTCGAGGGCGGTCGTCGTCGGAAAGACGAGGACCGTCACGTCGGAGCGCTTCTATGCCGACGGAAAGTACCGGCGAACGATCCGGGACGGCTTTCTGTGGTACGTGGGGGCCGGCTGGGAGCGCAACGAATTCGCCGGCATCGACCGGCGCTTCTACGGCTCGGGCGGTCTCGGCTACCGGATCTTCAAGGACGAGCGGCATTCGCTGGCGTTCGAGCTCGGCGCGACGTACACGGACGAGACGTACACCGACGCCGACCCGAAGGGCCGCTCGCAGGCCGACTACGCCGGCGCCCGGGGGTTTCTCGGCTACGAGCGGAAGCTCTCGAAAACGTCCCGGTTTTCGAGCCAGATCGAAGTTCTCGAAAGCCTCGACAACACGTCCGACCTGCGCGCCAACTGGCTCTCGTCGGTCACCGCGAGCTTGACCTCGCGCCTGGCGTTGAAGGTGAGCTACAACGTGCTCTACGACGCGGAGCCCGCCTTCCGGAAGGTCCCCGTTCCGGTCTCGTCCAACCCCGCCGGCTCGGCGTCGTACGAACTGGACGAGATCGACACGATCCTTTCGGTCTCGCTGGTCGTCAACTTCTGA
- a CDS encoding glycosyltransferase translates to MSIGVLQPTFDRWGGAEWFIHGLLEQLEARGHEVVLYTHRWSPPPGGGARYAVVEHRYGGVLSHPWDWRRIARTLAGRWSEHDVLFVHNYPATLWYAEAHARGGAPPAVWYCHEPPAALHDPAAAAPDLPLTGAAGGRWAALRFYRSRALWRLVSRLRARTGKAPGREELIDRERAAVGLFRAVLANSRFTADRVERLYGRRAEVVPPVPADLHRLAPAAPPRKEPLVLWVGRLTEAKRPLLMLDAWREARRREPAVRAHRLLIVGEGPLAEEVARRVREDRSAAHASRLPREELVARYRAARLTVHLGRDEPFGLVPVEAMACGCAVLAAAEGGVVETVEPGVTGHLIERPDRDALAARLAALLREPEALDRMGAAAARRVRARFDPSATLAAVERALATARADKSAGGGDPPRRVPTPPVRS, encoded by the coding sequence ATGTCGATCGGCGTGCTCCAGCCGACTTTCGACCGATGGGGCGGCGCCGAGTGGTTCATCCACGGTCTGCTCGAGCAGCTCGAGGCGCGCGGCCACGAGGTGGTGCTCTACACGCATCGCTGGAGCCCTCCGCCGGGCGGCGGCGCTCGCTACGCCGTGGTGGAGCACCGCTACGGCGGAGTGCTGAGCCATCCGTGGGATTGGCGGCGGATCGCGCGCACGCTCGCCGGGCGCTGGTCGGAGCACGACGTGCTCTTCGTGCACAACTACCCCGCCACCCTCTGGTACGCCGAAGCGCACGCGCGCGGCGGGGCACCGCCCGCCGTCTGGTACTGCCACGAGCCGCCGGCCGCCCTGCACGATCCGGCGGCGGCGGCGCCGGATCTTCCGCTGACCGGTGCGGCCGGGGGCCGGTGGGCGGCGCTCCGCTTCTACCGATCGCGGGCGCTCTGGCGGCTGGTCAGCCGCCTCCGCGCCCGCACGGGGAAGGCGCCCGGCCGAGAGGAGCTGATCGACCGGGAACGCGCCGCCGTAGGGCTGTTCCGCGCCGTGCTCGCGAACAGCCGTTTCACCGCGGATCGGGTGGAACGGCTGTACGGCCGCCGGGCGGAGGTCGTTCCGCCGGTGCCGGCCGATCTGCACCGGCTGGCGCCGGCCGCTCCCCCGCGGAAGGAGCCGCTGGTTCTTTGGGTGGGGCGGCTGACGGAGGCCAAGCGCCCGCTTCTGATGCTGGATGCCTGGCGCGAGGCGCGGCGGCGGGAACCCGCCGTGCGGGCGCATCGGCTCCTGATCGTCGGCGAGGGGCCCCTGGCGGAGGAGGTGGCGCGCCGGGTTCGGGAGGACCGATCGGCGGCTCACGCCTCGCGCCTGCCGCGCGAAGAACTGGTCGCCCGCTACCGCGCGGCCCGCCTCACCGTCCACCTCGGTCGCGACGAGCCTTTCGGTCTCGTGCCCGTCGAGGCGATGGCGTGCGGTTGCGCGGTGCTGGCCGCAGCGGAGGGTGGGGTCGTCGAGACGGTCGAGCCGGGGGTGACGGGGCACCTGATCGAGCGGCCGGATCGCGACGCTCTGGCTGCCCGGCTGGCGGCCCTCCTCCGCGAGCCCGAGGCGCTCGACCGCATGGGGGCCGCGGCGGCGCGGCGGGTGCGCGCCCGCTTCGATCCATCGGCCACGCTCGCCGCGGTGGAACGCGCCCTCGCGACGGCTCGTGCGGACAAGAGCGCCGGGGGAGGCGATCCCCCCCGCCGCGTCCCCACACCGCCGGTCAGAAGTTGA
- a CDS encoding amidinotransferase, with protein MDLVRKHTPPPARRRPCILVRAGGTLEAALISDRRDGHLEAWRTVAPLPADRPAAMRAALVVGPEGFRVDPKASPDNKYIDRVHPVDPARARAQHHDLVEALGRIGLPVLRVAGLPGQDDAVFVNNAFGTIPRRLIAGSMRHPGRRSEPERREIRELFAGGFGYEIVDLRSRGVTAELTGALVIDRPRGIGFCGLSQRADEEGCRAMHEAFALRITFALRLKRDEYHTNVVLAILAGRAAVVRLPAFEEPQLGPLLHEIYDGRVLELTEEETLAFAGNCLAVTPQDVMMSVTAERKLRPESRAKILSWGFRLHAVDVSEFEKAGGSLRCLIAEIF; from the coding sequence GTGGACCTCGTCCGGAAGCATACGCCGCCCCCGGCGCGGCGCCGACCCTGTATCCTCGTGCGGGCGGGGGGAACGCTGGAGGCAGCCTTGATCAGCGACCGGAGAGACGGACATCTCGAGGCCTGGCGGACGGTCGCCCCGTTGCCCGCCGACCGGCCGGCGGCGATGCGTGCGGCGCTGGTGGTGGGACCCGAGGGTTTCCGTGTCGATCCGAAGGCCTCTCCCGACAACAAGTACATCGACCGCGTCCACCCGGTCGACCCGGCGCGCGCGCGCGCCCAGCATCACGACCTCGTCGAGGCGCTCGGGCGGATCGGACTGCCCGTCCTGCGGGTCGCCGGCCTGCCGGGTCAGGACGACGCGGTGTTCGTCAACAATGCCTTCGGCACGATTCCGAGGAGGCTCATCGCGGGATCGATGCGCCACCCGGGACGGCGTTCCGAGCCGGAGCGGCGGGAGATCAGGGAGCTGTTCGCCGGCGGTTTCGGCTACGAGATCGTCGATCTGCGGTCGCGCGGAGTGACCGCCGAGCTGACCGGCGCGCTGGTCATCGACCGCCCGCGCGGGATCGGCTTTTGCGGTCTCTCCCAGCGGGCCGACGAGGAGGGCTGCCGGGCCATGCACGAGGCCTTCGCGCTCCGGATCACCTTCGCGCTGCGGCTCAAGCGCGACGAGTACCACACCAACGTCGTCCTGGCGATCCTCGCAGGGAGGGCAGCCGTGGTCCGCCTTCCCGCCTTCGAGGAGCCGCAGCTCGGGCCGCTCCTCCACGAGATTTACGACGGGCGGGTGCTCGAGCTCACCGAGGAGGAAACGCTCGCGTTCGCCGGAAACTGCCTCGCCGTCACCCCACAGGACGTCATGATGAGCGTCACCGCCGAGCGGAAGCTGCGGCCGGAGAGCCGCGCCAAGATCCTCTCCTGGGGCTTCCGCCTCCATGCGGTGGATGTCTCGGAGTTCGAGAAGGCGGGGGGGAGCCTCCGTTGCCTGATCGCCGAGATCTTCTGA
- a CDS encoding MFS transporter, whose product MSEDRIRIVEGNLDRWLEEARPAPHRLPPDAPLRPGSGLTARRAVALFEDQAASRAIDVAARRLKRRGLSYYTISSAGHEQNAVLGALLRITDPCLLHYRSGALMMARARKRPGATPVFDTLLGLCASREDPASGGRHKVWGSRELWVPPQTSTIGSHLPKAVGLAFSLARARKLRVDPPLPRDTIVCCSFGDASVNHATALAGVNAARYAYRRGHPVPILFVCEDNRRGISVDTPRGWVADLFGPMRHLTYFCASGEIDEIWDTASLAIRTCRSTRGPVLLHLPCVRLWGHAGSDVESAYLSRDEIEATERQDPLLRNAKRLVETGAARPEELRRILADTRERVAAAAEEAARRPKLETREEVVGPLAPYDEGRARLEASRPVDRALRHRSFGGRLPEEEALQTRRTMAAHINAALADEMLRRPELILFGEDVGRKGGVYHVTAGLQERFGPARVFDTLLDETTILGLAQGAAQIGLLPVPEIQYLAYLHNAIDQLRGEACSLSFFSNGRFTNPMVVRIAAFAYQRGFGGHFHNDNAIGALREIPGLLVATPSRGDDAARILRGLIAVAKACGRVACFLEPIALYHEKDLYEPGDRGLLTDYPPPDEFLLPGEIGIYGAGNRDLLLVSYANGVRLSRRAAHRLEREEGVRCRVLDLRWLNPLPCDAVRRHAAECAGVLVVDECRATGGGVADALLADLAESGYRRAVASVRAADSYIPLGPAADTVLVQERQIVEAALEILR is encoded by the coding sequence ATGTCCGAAGACCGGATCAGGATCGTCGAGGGGAACCTCGACCGCTGGCTGGAGGAGGCGCGCCCGGCGCCGCACCGTCTCCCTCCGGATGCGCCGCTCCGCCCCGGAAGCGGTCTGACGGCGAGACGTGCCGTCGCCCTGTTCGAGGACCAGGCGGCGAGCCGCGCGATCGACGTCGCCGCCCGCCGCCTCAAGAGGCGAGGACTCTCGTACTACACCATCTCGAGCGCGGGCCACGAGCAGAACGCGGTCCTCGGTGCCCTCCTCCGGATCACCGATCCCTGCCTGCTGCACTACCGCTCCGGCGCGCTGATGATGGCGCGGGCGCGGAAACGGCCGGGTGCGACCCCCGTCTTCGACACGTTGCTCGGCCTGTGCGCCTCCCGCGAGGATCCGGCGAGCGGCGGCAGGCACAAGGTCTGGGGATCGCGGGAGCTGTGGGTCCCGCCGCAGACGAGCACGATCGGTTCCCACCTCCCCAAGGCCGTCGGTCTCGCCTTCTCCCTGGCGCGGGCCCGGAAGCTGCGTGTCGATCCTCCTCTTCCCCGCGACACGATCGTCTGCTGCAGCTTCGGCGATGCCTCGGTCAACCATGCCACCGCCCTCGCGGGCGTCAACGCCGCCCGCTATGCGTACCGCCGGGGACACCCGGTGCCGATCCTCTTCGTCTGCGAGGACAACCGCCGGGGAATCTCCGTGGACACCCCTCGGGGATGGGTGGCGGACCTGTTCGGGCCGATGCGGCATCTGACCTATTTCTGCGCTTCAGGGGAAATCGACGAGATCTGGGACACCGCATCGCTGGCCATCCGGACGTGCCGGTCGACGCGGGGACCGGTGCTGCTGCACCTGCCGTGCGTACGGTTGTGGGGCCACGCGGGCAGCGACGTCGAGTCGGCGTATCTCTCCCGCGACGAGATCGAGGCGACCGAGCGGCAGGATCCGCTCCTGCGCAACGCGAAGCGCCTCGTGGAGACCGGCGCCGCCCGGCCGGAGGAACTCCGGCGGATCCTCGCCGACACCCGGGAGCGCGTGGCCGCGGCTGCGGAGGAAGCCGCCCGGCGGCCGAAGCTGGAAACGAGGGAGGAGGTGGTCGGCCCGCTGGCGCCGTATGACGAAGGAAGGGCACGCCTCGAGGCCTCCCGTCCGGTGGACCGGGCGCTCCGGCACCGTTCCTTCGGCGGCCGGCTGCCCGAGGAGGAGGCGCTCCAGACGCGCCGGACGATGGCGGCGCACATCAACGCGGCCCTCGCGGACGAGATGCTCCGCCGGCCGGAGCTCATCCTGTTCGGGGAGGACGTCGGCCGAAAGGGCGGCGTCTACCACGTCACCGCCGGCCTGCAGGAGCGCTTCGGCCCCGCGCGCGTGTTCGACACCCTGCTCGACGAGACGACGATCCTCGGCCTGGCGCAGGGGGCGGCCCAGATCGGTCTGCTCCCGGTCCCCGAGATCCAGTACCTCGCCTATCTCCACAACGCGATCGATCAGCTGCGGGGCGAGGCCTGCTCGCTGTCGTTCTTCTCGAACGGCCGCTTCACGAACCCGATGGTGGTGCGCATCGCCGCGTTCGCCTACCAGCGGGGCTTCGGCGGGCACTTTCACAACGACAACGCCATCGGCGCCCTGCGCGAGATTCCCGGTCTGCTCGTGGCGACCCCGTCGCGCGGGGACGACGCAGCGCGGATCCTGCGCGGCCTGATCGCGGTGGCGAAGGCCTGTGGCCGCGTGGCCTGCTTTCTCGAGCCGATCGCCCTGTACCACGAGAAGGACCTCTACGAACCGGGCGACCGCGGGCTGCTGACCGACTATCCGCCGCCGGACGAGTTTCTGCTGCCGGGCGAGATCGGCATCTACGGGGCCGGAAACCGCGATCTCCTGCTCGTCAGCTACGCCAACGGCGTGCGCCTGTCGCGACGGGCGGCGCACCGGCTGGAGCGCGAGGAGGGGGTCCGTTGCCGCGTGCTCGACCTGCGCTGGCTGAACCCGCTCCCTTGCGATGCCGTCCGGCGGCACGCGGCGGAGTGCGCCGGCGTCCTGGTGGTCGACGAGTGCCGGGCGACCGGAGGCGGCGTGGCGGACGCTCTGCTCGCGGACCTGGCGGAGTCGGGCTACCGCCGTGCGGTCGCGAGCGTGCGTGCGGCCGATAGCTACATCCCGTTGGGGCCGGCGGCCGACACGGTGCTGGTACAGGAGCGGCAGATCGTGGAGGCCGCGCTGGAGATCCTCCGGTGA
- a CDS encoding 5-oxoprolinase, with amino-acid sequence MSRKRHGTGEPERPWRFAIDVGGTFTDVLAEDPSGAFHRVKVLSSGALRGTVEQWEAPDRLRVRPGWRGGSRAVRGARLAALGRKELGPAVESYDPASGRLRLAGAAVPELIHLLPPGGSFELRFEDPAPLVGIRLVTDTPAGDPLPPVSLRLGTTLATNALLTRSGAEVVLFVTAGHGDLLRIGTQERPDLFALSIERPPPLYAAVVEVDERTGADGTVVRPLDIGRLRRDARAQLAAGRRSAAVALLHADRYPDHETAVARVLREEGFEHVSCSHEMARSIKILPRAETAVVDARLAPVVSRNLAQLAQPVGGRLLVMTSAGGLVGHGEVRAKDILLSGPAGGVAGARVVGERAGASKVIGFDMGGTSTDVCRIDGDFEYVFEHRVGDAHLVAPALAIETVAAGGGSVCAFDASGLRVGPESAGAHPGPACYGAGGPLAVTDVNLLLGRLDPARLEIPIDRQAAERAAEALRRQVERGTGEPVALDEMLEGLLELAHEKMASAIRAISLSRGYAPEASTLVAFGGAGGQHATAVAARLGMTRVLVPADAGLLSALGIAAAAIERFAERQVLAPLARVGSRVPGWLSELEREAAGLVAREGIDPRAIGRRRALASLRFAGQEATVEVDVPADGDLAAAFRSRYRDLFGHLPEARPIELVSLRVVAGTRPEPVRPAPIPERSVRPEPRRTIDSRFEGRWLRTPVFDRESLEPGAAIDGPALVCDRFATTVVEPGWKGRLDAAGTLVLERGARRGAPAVRRRPRAVRLELFTHRLERIASEMGLALERSAVSTNVKERRDFSCAVLDRHGRLVVNAPHIPVHLGSLGLCVRRVIRERPLDPGDVVVTNHPRYGGSHLPDVTVIAPVDAGGVRIGYVAARAHHAELGGTRPGSMPPDATRLVEEGVVIPPFRLVRNERADWDALRRLLTGAPYPTRALADNLADVAAAVAACHRGATKLAELAREEGIAAVMEHMEGLERRAERAVRDALRRLGDGRSEDRTELDDGTPLAVRIDVRGGTARFDFTGTGGVHPGNLNATPAIVRSVVLYVLRLLVREPIPLNEGLMAAVDLVVPFGLLSPHFPDDPAACPAVVGGNVETSQRLADLLVHALGLAAESQGTMNNVLFGDGRASYYETICGGAGAGPGFHGASAVHTHMTNTRITDPEILEHRFPVRLERFAIRHGSGGAGRWRGGDGVVRELTFLAPLELSVLTQRRREGPRGARGGGAGLPGAQRLRRAGGATEELPAIAGTRVGPGDRLVVETPGGGGWGAPAPALGQLRERGTGDASPGEPR; translated from the coding sequence ATGTCCCGGAAGCGGCACGGAACGGGCGAGCCGGAGCGCCCCTGGCGCTTCGCCATCGATGTGGGCGGAACCTTCACCGACGTGCTCGCCGAGGACCCTTCGGGCGCCTTCCACCGGGTGAAGGTCCTCAGCAGCGGCGCCCTTCGCGGGACGGTCGAGCAGTGGGAAGCTCCCGACCGGCTGCGCGTCCGGCCCGGCTGGCGCGGGGGCTCCCGGGCGGTCCGCGGCGCGCGTCTCGCCGCGCTCGGCCGGAAGGAGCTCGGCCCGGCGGTGGAGAGCTACGACCCGGCGAGCGGCCGCCTCCGGCTCGCCGGAGCCGCCGTGCCGGAGCTGATTCACCTCCTCCCGCCGGGCGGTTCGTTCGAGCTCCGGTTCGAGGATCCCGCGCCGCTGGTCGGGATCCGCCTGGTCACCGACACCCCGGCGGGGGATCCCCTCCCTCCGGTTTCGCTGCGCCTCGGCACGACGCTGGCGACCAACGCCCTGCTGACGCGGTCGGGCGCCGAGGTCGTCCTGTTCGTCACCGCGGGCCACGGCGATCTCCTGCGGATCGGAACGCAGGAGCGGCCCGACCTGTTCGCACTCTCCATCGAGCGGCCGCCGCCCCTGTACGCGGCGGTGGTGGAGGTCGACGAACGCACCGGTGCCGACGGGACGGTGGTCCGTCCGCTCGACATCGGCCGGCTCCGGCGGGACGCCCGCGCCCAGCTCGCCGCCGGGAGGCGCTCCGCGGCGGTCGCCCTGCTCCACGCCGATCGCTACCCCGATCACGAGACGGCCGTCGCCCGCGTGCTGAGAGAAGAGGGTTTCGAGCACGTCTCCTGCTCGCACGAAATGGCGCGGTCGATCAAGATCCTGCCCCGCGCCGAGACGGCGGTGGTCGACGCGCGGCTCGCGCCGGTCGTCTCCCGCAACCTGGCCCAGCTCGCCCAGCCGGTGGGCGGCCGGCTGCTGGTCATGACTTCAGCGGGCGGACTGGTGGGCCACGGCGAGGTCCGGGCCAAGGACATCCTGCTGAGCGGCCCCGCGGGTGGCGTGGCGGGCGCCCGCGTCGTGGGGGAGAGAGCCGGCGCGTCGAAAGTGATCGGATTCGACATGGGCGGGACGAGCACCGACGTCTGCCGGATCGACGGGGACTTCGAGTACGTGTTCGAGCACAGGGTCGGGGACGCGCACCTCGTCGCCCCCGCCCTCGCGATCGAAACGGTGGCCGCGGGAGGCGGTTCGGTCTGCGCCTTCGACGCGTCGGGGCTGCGCGTGGGGCCGGAGTCGGCCGGGGCCCACCCCGGACCGGCTTGCTACGGCGCGGGCGGGCCGCTCGCGGTCACCGACGTGAATCTCCTCCTGGGGCGGCTCGATCCGGCGCGACTCGAGATCCCGATCGACCGCCAGGCCGCCGAGAGGGCCGCCGAGGCGCTCCGCCGACAGGTGGAAAGGGGAACCGGCGAGCCGGTGGCCCTCGACGAGATGCTGGAGGGGCTGCTGGAACTGGCGCACGAGAAGATGGCCTCGGCGATCCGTGCCATCTCCCTCTCGCGCGGCTACGCCCCGGAAGCCTCGACCTTGGTGGCCTTCGGGGGGGCAGGAGGGCAACACGCGACGGCTGTCGCCGCCCGTCTCGGCATGACCCGCGTCCTGGTTCCCGCCGACGCCGGGCTTCTCTCCGCTCTCGGGATCGCCGCGGCGGCGATCGAGCGGTTCGCGGAACGCCAGGTGCTCGCGCCGCTCGCACGGGTGGGCTCGCGCGTTCCCGGGTGGCTGTCCGAACTGGAGCGCGAGGCCGCCGGACTGGTGGCGCGGGAAGGGATCGATCCGCGCGCGATCGGAAGGCGGCGCGCGCTGGCCAGCCTCCGCTTCGCCGGGCAGGAGGCGACGGTGGAGGTGGATGTCCCTGCGGATGGCGACCTGGCAGCCGCCTTCCGGTCCCGGTACCGCGATCTCTTCGGCCATCTCCCCGAGGCCCGCCCGATCGAGCTCGTGTCGCTGCGGGTCGTGGCGGGAACCCGCCCGGAACCGGTGCGCCCGGCGCCGATCCCGGAGCGCTCCGTGCGGCCGGAGCCGCGGCGGACCATCGACAGCCGCTTCGAGGGACGGTGGCTGCGGACGCCGGTGTTCGACCGCGAGTCGCTCGAGCCCGGGGCGGCGATCGACGGACCCGCTCTCGTCTGCGACCGCTTCGCTACCACCGTCGTCGAGCCCGGCTGGAAAGGGCGTCTCGACGCCGCCGGAACGCTCGTCCTCGAGCGCGGCGCCCGACGAGGAGCACCCGCGGTCCGCCGGCGGCCGCGAGCCGTCCGGCTGGAACTGTTCACGCACCGGCTGGAAAGGATCGCGAGCGAGATGGGTCTCGCCTTGGAACGCAGCGCCGTCTCGACCAACGTGAAGGAGCGCCGCGACTTTTCGTGCGCCGTACTCGACCGGCACGGACGCCTCGTGGTCAACGCGCCCCACATCCCCGTGCACCTGGGATCGCTCGGGCTGTGCGTCCGGCGGGTGATCCGCGAACGGCCGCTCGACCCGGGAGACGTCGTGGTGACGAACCACCCCCGCTACGGCGGGTCGCACCTTCCCGACGTCACGGTGATCGCCCCGGTCGATGCGGGTGGCGTGCGGATCGGATATGTCGCGGCGCGGGCGCACCACGCGGAGCTGGGCGGCACCCGGCCCGGCTCCATGCCGCCCGATGCGACCCGCCTCGTGGAAGAGGGGGTGGTCATCCCTCCCTTCCGCCTCGTGCGGAACGAGCGTGCCGACTGGGACGCCCTCCGGCGGCTCCTGACCGGCGCCCCCTACCCGACGCGCGCTCTGGCCGACAACCTCGCGGATGTCGCCGCCGCGGTGGCAGCGTGCCACCGTGGCGCCACGAAGCTCGCCGAGCTGGCGCGCGAGGAGGGGATCGCCGCGGTCATGGAGCACATGGAGGGGCTCGAGCGGCGCGCGGAGCGCGCGGTGCGCGACGCGCTGCGGCGGCTGGGCGACGGGCGCAGCGAGGACCGCACCGAGCTGGACGACGGGACGCCGCTCGCCGTGCGGATCGACGTGCGCGGCGGGACGGCGCGTTTCGATTTCACCGGTACGGGCGGGGTCCACCCGGGGAACCTGAACGCCACGCCGGCGATCGTCCGGAGCGTGGTGCTGTACGTCCTGCGCCTGCTCGTGCGCGAGCCGATTCCGCTCAACGAGGGCCTCATGGCGGCCGTGGACCTCGTCGTGCCCTTCGGGCTGCTCTCTCCCCACTTTCCCGACGATCCTGCGGCCTGCCCGGCGGTCGTCGGCGGAAACGTGGAAACGAGCCAGAGGCTCGCCGATCTCCTCGTCCACGCCCTGGGGCTCGCCGCCGAGAGCCAGGGGACGATGAACAACGTCCTCTTCGGCGACGGGAGAGCGAGCTACTACGAGACGATCTGCGGCGGCGCAGGCGCCGGACCGGGCTTCCACGGCGCATCCGCCGTCCACACGCACATGACGAACACGAGGATCACCGACCCGGAGATCCTGGAACACCGCTTCCCAGTCCGGCTGGAACGCTTCGCGATCCGGCACGGCTCGGGCGGGGCGGGTCGCTGGCGCGGCGGGGACGGCGTCGTGCGCGAGCTGACCTTCCTGGCGCCGCTCGAGCTGTCCGTGCTCACGCAGCGCCGCCGGGAAGGCCCCCGGGGCGCGCGGGGCGGCGGAGCCGGCCTGCCGGGCGCGCAGCGCCTGCGGCGCGCCGGCGGCGCCACCGAGGAGTTGCCGGCGATCGCCGGGACCCGGGTCGGCCCCGGCGACCGGCTGGTCGTCGAAACGCCGGGCGGCGGCGGCTGGGGCGCTCCGGCGCCGGCACTCGGACAGCTCCGGGAGCGTGGGACTGGCGATGCGTCTCCGGGGGAGCCGCGCTGA
- a CDS encoding methylated-DNA--[protein]-cysteine S-methyltransferase, translated as MGAAGTSWIVVPAPFGAARLEARSGRLVRLSLFRDPGAAAAGVSGRPASRPAPAPLEAAAEQLAAYFAARRREFDLPVDPGGTPFQRRVWRALMEIPWGATRSYGEIARAIGRPGAARAVGAACGANPIAIVIPCHRAIGSDGALTGFAAGVDVKRFLLDLEQRGRKLF; from the coding sequence ATGGGCGCGGCCGGAACGTCGTGGATCGTCGTGCCGGCGCCGTTCGGCGCGGCGCGCCTCGAGGCGCGCTCCGGGCGTCTCGTACGGCTGTCGCTGTTCCGGGATCCGGGCGCCGCGGCAGCGGGCGTCTCCGGCCGGCCCGCTTCCCGCCCGGCGCCGGCGCCGCTGGAGGCGGCCGCCGAGCAGCTCGCCGCCTACTTCGCGGCCCGCCGGCGCGAGTTCGATCTCCCTGTCGATCCGGGAGGCACACCCTTCCAGCGGCGGGTCTGGCGGGCCCTCATGGAGATCCCCTGGGGCGCGACCCGGAGCTACGGAGAGATCGCGCGAGCGATCGGCCGGCCCGGCGCGGCGCGCGCGGTGGGCGCGGCATGCGGCGCGAATCCGATCGCCATCGTCATCCCGTGTCACCGGGCGATCGGATCCGATGGAGCGCTCACCGGTTTCGCGGCGGGGGTCGACGTCAAGCGCTTCCTTCTCGATCTCGAGCAACGGGGCCGGAAGCTGTTCTGA